The Podospora bellae-mahoneyi strain CBS 112042 chromosome 7, whole genome shotgun sequence genome includes a window with the following:
- a CDS encoding hypothetical protein (COG:A; COG:B; COG:O; EggNog:ENOG503NWRZ) — protein MAPVSMDLDDASPALRGLGGVNGPPTAPVTEVIANFRPTKLFNREDIEDNKSNPYILSIDFDDPGELCMTSESDRTIQIYNVKEGRHDKMLISKKYGVKLAKFTHTSSSVIYASTRENDAIRYLATHDSSFIRYFDGHEGAVTCLAMHPGTDNFISCSLDNTVRLWNTQTKNWTGTLYLNTPYLSAWDPSGQVFAVASPSSGSILLYDYRNYHKAPFSTFDLVKARGPADPEMAFRGWTKLEFSNDGKHILLGSRGNGHFLLDSFDGSLKAFLRKPNGGTRRLAAGENDGGHVESSGECCFTPDGRYVLSGGKSDLLVWDTLMTPDSKQVLEPAHILEEKREAAVVAYNPRYNMIATADQELLFWLPDPTNS, from the exons ATGGCGCCCGTATCGATGGACCTCGACGACGCGTCTCCTGCCTTGCGGGGTCTAGGTGGTGTGAATGGCCCTCCCACTGCACCAGTCACCGAGGTGATTGCAAACTTCAGGCCAACCAAGCTGTTCAATCGTGAAGACATCGAGGACAACAAGTCGAATCCTTACATTCTCTCGATCGATTTCGACGACCCTGGTGAGCTTTGCATGACCTCTGAGAGCGATAGGACGATTCAGATCTACAATGTCAAAGAGGGTCGACATGACAAGATGCTCATCAGCAAGAAGTATGGTGTGAAGCTTGCCAAGTTCACCCACACAAGTTCAAGTGTCATTTACGCCAGTACTCGCGAAAATG ACGCGATCAGATATCTCGCAACCCACGACAGCTCCTTCATCCGCTACTTTGACGGCCACGAAGGCGCCGTGACCTGTCTCGCCATGCACCCGGGCACCGACAACTTTATCTCCTGCAGCCTTGACAACACGGTTAGGTTATGGAACACCCAAACCAAGAACTGGACTGGTACACTCTATCTCAACACCCCCTACCTGTCGGCGTGGGACCCGTCGGGCCAGGTGTTCGCGGTTGCTAGCCCTAGCAGCGGAAGCATTCTCCTCTACGACTATCGCAACTACCATAAAGCGCCGTTCTCGACGTTCGACCTCGTCAAAGCCAGAGGGCCCGCCGATCCAGAGATGGCTTTTAGGGGATGGACGAAGCTGGAGTTCTCCAACGACGGGAAGCACATCCTTCTTGGGTCGCGAGGTAACGGCCATTTCCTGCTGGACTCGTTTGACGGCAGCCTCAAAGCCTTCCTCAGGAAGCCGAACGGTGGTACAAGACGGCTTGCCGCCGGCGAGAACGACGGCGGACACGTGGAAAGCAGCGGCGAGTGCTGCTTCACCCCTGACGGTCGCTATGTCTTGAGCGGTGGAAAATCAGACTTGTTGGTCTGGGACACGCTCATGACACCAGACTCGAAGCAAGTCTTGGAGCCAGCGCATATtttggaagagaagagagaggcaGCCGTGGTGGCGTACAACCCGCGGTACAACATGATTGCGACGGCAGACCAGGAGCTGCTGTTTTGGCTTCCAGACCCCACCAATTCGTAG
- a CDS encoding hypothetical protein (EggNog:ENOG503P556; COG:S) has protein sequence MPYYSKSEDWLHHSSLLLAARPTTTRISTNYHLSPARRTPKSATPEQVVEDEKRGKRGHLVITTFDPKSGVSLKYKTSKAQEVGRLVQMLGTLAGRAAGREEERGVKKEEGDVEMEEAAADGGAGEGQGSGIAMPVVAAAEKQVPQVGGAGGGGGKKKKKGKR, from the exons ATGCCCTACTACTCCAAATCAGAAGACTGGCTGCatcactcctccctcttgcTCGCCGCTCGACCTACTACT ACAAGAATATCAACAAACtaccacctctcccccgcccGCCGAACCCCCAAGTCTGCCACGCCCGAGCAGGTagttgaggatgagaagaggggAAAGAGGGGACACTTGGTGATCACGACGTTTGACCCAAAGAGCGGGGTTAGTCTCAAGTACAAGACTAGCAAGGCGCaggaggtggggaggttggtgcaGATGCTTGGAACgttggcggggagggcggctgggagggaggaagaaaggggggtgaagaaggaggagggggatgtggagatggaggaggcggcggcggacgggggagctggggagggaCAGGGGAGTGGGATTGCTATGCCggttgtggctgctgctgagaagcAAGTACCGCaggtgggaggggcaggtggtggtggggggaagaagaagaagaaggggaagaggtaa